In Bacillus cytotoxicus NVH 391-98, the following are encoded in one genomic region:
- the ntdP gene encoding nucleoside tri-diphosphate phosphatase, protein MGFPKEGEKVQIHSYKHNGSIHRMWEETTILKGTQSLVIGANDRTLVTESDGRTWITREPAICYFHANYWFNVIGMLREDGVYYYCNLSSPFAYDLEALKYIDYDLDIKVYPDMTYTLLDEDEYEKHSKMMKYPPVIDTILKRNVEYLRKWIHQRKGPFAPDFVDMWYERYLMYRD, encoded by the coding sequence ATGGGATTTCCCAAAGAAGGAGAAAAAGTACAAATACATAGTTATAAACATAATGGCTCCATTCATAGAATGTGGGAAGAGACGACCATTTTAAAAGGAACACAAAGTTTAGTGATTGGTGCGAATGATCGGACACTTGTTACGGAATCAGATGGACGAACATGGATTACTCGTGAACCAGCAATTTGTTATTTTCATGCAAATTATTGGTTTAATGTAATTGGGATGTTGCGAGAAGATGGTGTATACTACTATTGTAATTTAAGTTCCCCATTTGCATATGATCTTGAAGCGTTAAAGTATATTGATTATGATTTGGATATTAAAGTATATCCAGATATGACATATACTCTTTTAGATGAGGATGAGTATGAGAAACATAGCAAAATGATGAAGTATCCACCTGTCATTGATACAATTTTAAAGAGGAACGTAGAATATTTAAGAAAGTGGATTCATCAGCGAAAAGGACCGTTTGCACCGGACTTTGTAGATATGTGGTATGAGCGCTATTTAATGTATAGAGATTAA